One window of Aspergillus oryzae RIB40 DNA, chromosome 3 genomic DNA carries:
- a CDS encoding glycoside hydrolase family 28 protein (predicted protein), with protein MHFQLLGLAALGSLAAAAPAPSRTSELVERGSSCTFTSAAQASASAKSCSNIVLKNIAVPAGETLDLSKAKDGATITFEGTTTFGYKEWKGPLIRFGGNKITVTQAAGAVIDGQGSRWWDGKGTNGGKTKPKFIYAHKLQSSTIKGLHVKNSPVQVFSVQGNDVHLTDITIDNSDGDNNGGHNTDAFDVSESNGVYITGANVKNQDDCLAINSGENIEFTGATCSGGHGISIGSIGNRDSNTVKNVKVADSTVVDSDNGIRIKTISGATGSVSGVTYENITLKNIKKNGIVIEQDYKNGGPTGKPTTGVPITDLTVNGVTGSVASKATPVYILCGKGSCSDWTWKGVSISGGKKSDKCQNIPSGASC; from the exons ATGCATTTCCAACTTCTCGGCCTCGCCGCCCTCGGCTCTCTCGCCGCTGCTGCTCCCGCCCCTTCTCGCACCTCTGAACTGGTTGAGAGAGGCTCTTCTTGCACTTTCACCTCCGCTGCTCAGGCCTCTGCGAGCGCCAAGAGCTGCTCCAACATCGTCCTCAAGAACATCGCTGTCCCTGCTGGAGAGACTCTTGACCTGTCCAAGGCCAAGGACGGTGCCACC ATCACCTTCGAGGGCACCACCACCTTCGGCtacaaggaatggaagggaCCCCTGATCCGTTTCGGTGGTAACAAAATCACCGTCACCCAGGCCGCCGGCGCTGTCATTGACGGCCAGGGCTCCCGCTGGTGGGACGGCAAGGGCACCAACGGTGGCAAGACCAAGCCCAAGTTCATCTACGCCCACAAGCTCCAGTCCTCGACCATCAAGGGTTTGCACGTTAAGAACTCCCCCGTCCAGGTCTTCAGCGTCCAGGGTAACGACGTCCACCTGACCGACATCACCATCGACAACTCGGATGGTGACAACAATGGTGGTCACAACACCGATGCTTTCGACGTTAGCGAGAGTAACGGTGTCTACATCACCGGTGCCAATGTCAAGAACCAGGATGACTGCCTGGCCATCAACTCTGGTGAG AACATCGAATTCACCGGCGCTACCTGCTCCGGCGGTCACGGTATCTCCATCGGTTCCATCGGTAACCGCGACAGCAACACCGTCAAGAACGTCAAGGTTGCCGACTCCACCGTCGTCGACTCCGACAACGGTATCCGTATCAAGACCATCTCTGGTGCTACCGGCTCTGTCAGCGGCGTGACCTACGAGAACATCACCctcaagaacatcaagaagaacggTATCGTCATCGAGCAGGACTACAAGAACGGTGGCCCCACCGGCAAGCCCACCACCGGTGTCCCCATCACTGACCTCACTGTCAACGGTGTCACTGGCTCCGTTGCCAGCAAGGCCACCCCCGTCTACATCCTCTGCGGCAAGGGCAGCTGCTCTGACTGGACCTGGAAGGGTGTCAGCATCTCCGGTGGCAAGAAGTCTGATAAGTGCCAGAACATTCCTTCTGGCGCTTCTTGCTAA
- a CDS encoding uncharacterized protein (predicted protein) produces MQQQIEAEITSQHAGVSKRWYWMHLLVLSAYIGNWRWCIRSLGEEIEKTVDIALTLDLSKADHDKDGLIRLLTPQYLGDKLLPLSSRLKVALETVRKLDEINTFFQSKGFMTDDDSQRFASEMAYYKTTIEGYSKSVEVLEGKVKGISDLLAVALNLKGQTVANEINDKMLQLTSEAFEDNATVRVVTLVTLIYLPASFVSVSLIQYAWYMSALTIRADSPRNEPF; encoded by the exons atgcagcagcagatcGAAGCCGAGATCACTTCGCAACATGCAGGCGTGTCTAAGAGGTGGTACTGGATGCATTTACTCGTGCTTTCGGCATATATTGGTAATTGGCGCTGGTGTATCCGCAGTCTGGGcgaggagatcgagaagaCT GTTGATATCGCTCTGACGTTGGATCTCTCTAAGGCTGATCATGATAAAGACGGGCTCATCCGACTATTGACGCCGCAATATTTAGGAGACAAGCTCCTACCGCTCTCATCTAGACTAAAGGTTGCGTTAGAAACCGTTCGCAAGCTAGATGAAATCAACACATTTTTCCAATCCAAGGGGTTTATGACTGATGACGACTCACAACGATTTGCAAGCGAGATGGCGTACTACAAAACTACTATCGAAGGGTACAGTAAAAGCGTGGAAGTACTCGAAGGAAAGGTGAAAGGTATCTCGGATCTG TTGGCAGTTGCCCTAAACCTCAAGGGCCAAACTGTAGCCAATGAAATTAACGACAAGATGCTGCAGCTCACTAGCGAGGCATTCGAAGATAATGCTACTGTCCGGGTTGTCACTCTAGTCACCCTTATCTACCTTCCTGCTAGCTTCGTCTCCGTGAGTCTCATCCAATATGCATGGTACATGTCAGCTCTAACAATACGTGCAGACTCTCCTCGGAATGAACCTTTTTGA